In Osmerus mordax isolate fOsmMor3 chromosome 16, fOsmMor3.pri, whole genome shotgun sequence, the genomic stretch tgtgtgtgtgtgtgtgtgatacaggcCTTACAGTACGGGTTCTTCAACTTTGGGGCGTTTGACGTGGAGGAGTACGAGCATTAtgaggtgtgtctctctccattcctcccccctctctctctctatctctctctccctctcactctcttcccctgtgtgtgtgtgtgtagcgggtGGAGAACGGAGACATGAACTGGATCATTCCGGGGAAGATCATGGCCTTCAGTGGACCCCACCCTCGCAGCAAGATAGAGAGCggtaacacacacctgttcctcACCACAcctgccactgtgtgtgtgtatatctgtgtgtgtatagaaatagaaatacacaaacacgcaaatataagtacacacactgtctttatatgtgtgtgtttccgtgtgtgtgtccaggctacCCCCTGCACGCCCCGGAGGCCTACTTCCCGTACTTCCACCAGAACAACGTGACAAGCGTGGTGCGTCTCAACAGGAAGCTGTACGACGGACGGCGCTTCCTGGAGGGCGGCTTCGAGCACCACGACCTGTTCTTCGTGGACGGGACCACGCCCAGCGACCTGGTCACACGCAGGTtcctgagcgtgtgtgagacGGCAGGCGGGGCCGTGGCTGTGCACTGcaaaggtgaggagggagagggtggggcgagggagagggtgtggggtgagggagagggtgtggggcgAGGGAGAATGTTGGCCCGTGGGGGCGGAGGGTTAAGCACTGTTAACCTGTGTCACgatcccctgcctctccctgtccaATCACAGCCGGCCTGGGCCGTACTGgcactctgattggctgctacCTGATGAAGCACTTCCGGTTCACGGCAGCGGAGGCCATCGCATGGATCAGAATCTGCAGACCAGGATCCATCATCGGACCCCAGCAGAGCTTCCTGGAGGAGTgagcacaacatcaacacaacaacaacatcaacacaacaacaacacaacataacaacaacatcaacacaacaacaacatcaacacaacaacaacacaacataacaacaacatcaacacaacaacaacatcaacacaacaacaacacaacataacaacaacatcaacacaacaacaacatcaacacaacaacaacatcaacacaacaacaacatcaacacaacaacaacatcaacactacattcacaacatcaacactacattcacaacaaaacaacatcaacataacaacatcaacactacattcacaacacaacaacaacatcaacacaacaacatcaacacaacatcaacacaacaacaacatcaacacaacaacatcaatacaacaacatcaacacaacaacaacatcaacacaacaacatcaacacaaacattcacaacacagatcaacacaacaacaatatGAACAACAAAACAGCACACTGTTGAACACAATGCAAACACATCTGAACAGTAGTGATACCAAACCCCTTAtgtgtcctccctcccccctctctcaccccctcacctggcTCCGCCCCTCCAGGAAGCAGCACAGCCTGTGGATTCAGGGGGATGTGTATCGCTCCAAACAGAAGCAACATCATGTGACGCAACAGCGCGGTCACCAGCGGCAACAGCAGCCGGCCCTTCCCCCCCCGACAcagtcggaacaggaagtgaggtgtgTGGAACAACAAACTCCCACCCCCCACAACGGTGTGACTTCACTCTAGCTTCTGGAGGCTTCCACGTCCATGTTTAGTTGGTTCAGCGGATGCTTTCATGTGTGGTGCTGGTAGAGAGCATAGCAGGAGGTCAGGGATCAGAAGTGAGCCGTTCTCACGGGGCTGTGGAGGTCAGGAATCAGAAGTGAGCCGTTCTAACGGGGCTGTGGAGGTCAGGGCCCAGCGTGTGacagtgtccctgtgtgtctgcaggtgtcTGATGTCCAGCATGGAGGAGCTGTCCATCAGCAGCACTGTGAGCAGCTCTctgggcctggaggggggggggcccaCGGGGGGGCTCACCCAGGGAGACCGGCTCCGAGCCCTCAAGGGACGACGCTTGTCCAGATCCCTAGCCCCCgtgaggtaggaggagggggggggggggttgctgtctgcctgtctgtctgcctgtctgtgtgtgtctgtctgcctgtctgtctgcctgtctgtgtgtgtctgtctgcctgtctgtctgcctgtgtgtgtgtctgtctgcctgtctgtgtgtgtctgtctgcctgtctgtgtgtgtctgcctgtctgtctgcctgtgtgtctgtctgtctgcctgtctgtctttgtgtgtgtgtgtgtgtatactgtgtgtacaatgtgtgtgtgtgtgatgaccaaGTGAAAAGGCTGAAGTCATCCCTATTAGTCATGTGACCAGACAGAGGTGCTCTCACATTTATAAACATCCACAACATCTGGCTCGTGTATTCATATAGCTCAGCGGTACAGAACGGGACTGCAAAtctatacatatatacagtatttatcAACATCTATACACATGTATATCTAGATGTCCCAGGTCtcaaatcccccctcccctcctcactgccTCTCGTTGGCATCTCCTAAACAAACACAGGATCGTTCATCACGTTCTGGGTCCGTAGACGTGTAGTTGCCGTGTCGGACCAGCAGGGGGCGGTGTGTTTCCTCGTCTTGACGCGCTGGACTTCCTGTGTCCTCCCAGGTTCACCCAGgggtccatctcccccccccgctcctccaaagtccccctgccctccttctccttctcctcctccaggagctcCTCCTCATCAGCTGCGTACCtcaaaaggtgtgtgtgagtgggtacgtttgtgtgtttgtgtttacgtgtgtctgtgtttatgtgtttgtccgtgtgtgttcagtgttcgtgtgtgtgtttttctgtgcttTTTGTGTTTTGAGTTTTGTGAATTTTGAGTTGTTGTATTTTATACGTGTCGTcctttcacctccctctctctctccagtcccttCAGTCTGAGCATGTTCGGCAGTAAGCCTTCAGTGATTCGCTAACGCCCCGGTCACCATGGTTATCGCTGACCCAGATCCAACATGCAGGGACTTCCTGGGGGGACAGGAAGTACCTGTGGACAGGAAGGGGCCGAGGTGAGGCCCAGTATGCATCTAGAGTGCTATTGATGAGGATATTGTTTTCATATGTGCATATGGAATATGGATATTGAAAAATTGGTAATTTTGTTGCTATGAGATCATATGAATCAAGGACTCGTGAATGtattctctgattctctgtatCGATCAGGGCATATTTTTTATGTGTACACTGTTCAacctttatttttgttttgatctGTAAATGCTGGAGATCTAAAGCTATTTTTGCATGTGTGAATACAGATTTGGATTTGGAACTGATTCTTGTTCAGTATCTTTTATTTAAAGGTTTGAAGTGGATGATCCTGTTCTAGACAGGACTGAGATGTGAACTTTGTTTGTacagttttgtttttgtatgttctATGCCAACTCTAATATACAGACATACCAACCTGTATGAGTCAGGTGAAcacaagtcaggtggctgagcggtgagggaatcgggctagtaatccgaaggttgctagttcgattcccggtcatgccaactgacgttgtgtccttgggcaaggcacttcaccctacttgcctcggggagaatgtccctgtacttactgtaagtcgctctggataagagcgtctgctaaatgactaaatgtacacacacatacaattgcAGATGGTACTGACATCAAATTGTGTTTCCACGCCAACAGAAGCCGTGGCAACCTAACACCAGAGATGTGATTTAGACTCTCGTAGACCGTCTCTAGACCTTCTCTAGACCGTCTCAAGACTGTCTCTAGACCCTCTAGATATAGCAGTCCTATCAGTGTAccaagacacactcacacacaacagatGTGTGGTAACCATGACAGAAGTGTTGTGTCACTGTGGTAATCGGCTTAATCATTGATTAACCCGATTAACCCGAACAGAGATAGTACTAGGAATCCTCTCACCCATTCCTCAGATAaggaataacacacacacacagtcaggcccGGAGTGCCCATCGGtagaattcccggtgggccgatctgcccgctcataaattgggcCAGCAGATGgcctgctttctctttgttttttcacacacgAATAAAACGATATGTGTTAAGTTTGTTAAgttactgtgtgactgataagtaagctaataggctacactagcttttaatttaaatatgcgcatgatcagaccgtgcattaaaaagtgccgttttcagttgtcgcgcatgctctctttctcaaacacaagtaAACACACCAACCACCATAATGTTATTTTTACATAAATCTCAAAAATCAATTTTGCAttgaaattaatgcaaaaaaaatCTGCGCACTCGCATTAACGTGATGTTCCGATTTCACCTCACATCAAAACCTTGCCTTGGTCCTAGGTTCGGGttaagggaggtgtgtgtttgggtcctaggttagggttaagggaggtgtgtgtttgggtcctaggttcgggttaagggaggtgtgtgtttgggtcctaggttcgggttaagggaggtgtgtgtttgggtcctaggttcgggttaagggaggtgtgtgtttgggtcctaggttcgggttaagggaggtgtgtgtttgggtcctaggttcgggttaagggaggtgtgtgtttgctgcccAGGAGCTCCCAGTTCCTCTGAAGGACTGTTGACTGTTTAAAGAGTGTGGTTCAGCCCGGACCATGCTAGCCTGCCCTGCATGCACATCCTGGGAACCCAGCCTGACTGCTGTTTGAACAAGGTCCACACACCTTCAGGCTCTGTTTACAGAGGACAGCTCAGTGGCACTAATCTGAAACATTAAAAGTGGAATATttcataatatatataattcAATGTAATATGACAACAATGAACAGTTATGATATTATTCTAATAAGAATTAAATGGAAATGAAATAAGAAATGTAATATAGATTTTGATTGGGCTAACGTCTGTATGTTGGTAACACCATTATCAGTCTTGTGTGTTTTTAAAATAACAATCAATTATTGTTTAATATTTGCTCTGGGTGGAAAAAATCTTGCCGGTCGGTTCATGCTGATAAATATACAGACTCAAATACAGTCAAATAAACAGTAACACGAACAGTCTCCTGACTCTGGGTCTGAACAGGAAATATATTGGATTCACATATGAAGAAAGAGGAAGTTAGTCTTATTTTAGCATCACCCAGACATGCCTCACACAGAATCAGATCCTCTGTCCTTAGGTCAAGCATCTCAAcggtgcttccccccccccccccccccccccgaactgAATTCTTTCATAAACAGCATAATTTCTTGAATCATTtgaactgggagtcaggtggctgagcggttagggaatcgggctagtaatctgaaggtttccagttcgattcccgaccgtgcaaaatgacgttgtgtccttgggcaaggcacttcaccctacttgcctcggggggaatgtccctatatttactgtaagtggataagagcgtctgctaaatgactaaatgtaaatgtaactgcatTGTGACAGGCTCGACTGCTGTTCTAGAACTCGTTATC encodes the following:
- the cdc14aa gene encoding cell division cycle 14Aa, producing the protein MADEHDQYGASEFIKDRLYFATLRNKPKTTSSVHYFSTDDEFIYENFYADFGPLNLAMLYRFCCKLNKKLKSFTLSKRRVVYYTSYDPKKRANAAVLIGAYAVIYLKRSPEEVYRTLISSNNTAYLPFRDAAMGECTYNLTVLNCLQGIRKALQYGFFNFGAFDVEEYEHYERVENGDMNWIIPGKIMAFSGPHPRSKIESGYPLHAPEAYFPYFHQNNVTSVVRLNRKLYDGRRFLEGGFEHHDLFFVDGTTPSDLVTRRFLSVCETAGGAVAVHCKAGLGRTGTLIGCYLMKHFRFTAAEAIAWIRICRPGSIIGPQQSFLEEKQHSLWIQGDVYRSKQKQHHVTQQRGHQRQQQPALPPPTQSEQEVRCLMSSMEELSISSTVSSSLGLEGGGPTGGLTQGDRLRALKGRRLSRSLAPVSPFSLSMFGSKPSVIR